A section of the Cherax quadricarinatus isolate ZL_2023a chromosome 97, ASM3850222v1, whole genome shotgun sequence genome encodes:
- the LOC138855502 gene encoding uncharacterized protein, whose translation MHPGEQRGALETKRTATSFGDQENSQELWRPREQREALETKRTARSFGDQENSHELWRPREQPGALETKRTARSFGDQENSHELWRPREQREALETKRTARSFGNQENSQELWRPREQPGALETKRTARSFGDQENSQELWRPREQPGALETKRTARSFGDQENSEKLWRPREQPGALETKRTARSFGDQENSQELWRPRELRCDTYIT comes from the coding sequence ATGCATCCAGGAGAACAGCGAGGAGCTTTGGAGACCAAGAGAACAGCCACGAGCTTTGGAGACCAAGAGAACAGCCAGGAGCTTTGGAGACCAAGAGAACAACGAGAAGCTTTGGAGACCAAGAGAACAGCCAGGAGCTTTGGAGACCAAGAGAACAGCCACGAGCTTTGGAGACCAAGAGAACAGCCAGGAGCTTTGGAGACCAAGAGAACAGCGAGGAGCTTTGGAGACCAAGAGAACAGCCACGAGCTTTGGAGACCAAGAGAACAACGAGAAGCTTTGGAGACCAAGAGAACAGCCAGGAGCTTTGGAAACCAAGAGAACAGCCAGGAGCTTTGGAGACCAAGAGAACAGCCAGGAGCTTTGGAGACCAAGAGAACAGCCAGGAGCTTTGGAGACCAAGAGAACAGCCAGGAGCTTTGGAGACCAAGAGAACAGCCAGGAGCTTTGGAGACCAAGAGAACAGCCAGGAGCTTTGGAGACCAAGAGAACAGCGAGAAGCTTTGGAGACCAAGAGAACAGCCAGGAGCTTTGGAGACCAAGAGAACAGCCAGGAGCTTTGGAGACCAAGAGAACAGCCAGGAGCTTTGGAGACCAAGAGAACTTCGATGTGATACGTATATCACATGA